DNA from Anaerolineales bacterium:
TGGCCGTTGCCGCGCCGGCCCGCACCGCGGCGCGGCTCTTTGCCTGGCTTGGCGGGCGGCTCGGCTTGCGGAGCCGCGCCGGTCACCAGGCGCACGATCTCATCGCGCACGGCCAGCCCGGTTTCGGCTTCGGTGCGCAAGTAGATCTGGTTATCGTCTACGGCGTAGGGCTGGTCATCGCCGCGCGGCACGATCACGCGCAGCACACTCTTGCCCTCGCTTTGCAAGGTATCCACCGTGCAGGCCAGCGGCGGGCTGATGCGCTTGCCGATCTCCTGCTCCAGTTGGCGGATCGCCTGGCTGGGGTTGCGCACGCCCAGGATCGGTTTGGGCTCGGCGCGTAAGCCAATGAAGAGCGTGCCACCGTTGGTGTTGGCAAAGGCGCATACATCGGCAATGATGGCATTGAGATTGGTGCGCCCGCTGAGGCTCTCGTGAAACTCCTGCACGATGTTGCTGCCCTGCTCGCGCGCCGAGCGCACAAAGTCAAAATGGGCGCCTTCGGCCTGCTTTTTGCTTAGGGCCGGGCGCGTGCGCGCAAAGTCGTTGCTTTCAAACAAGGCCTTCAGCGCTTCAAAGCTAGCGGCGGGCAATAGCACTTCCGTCACGCGCCCGCCGATGCCCAGATTGTTATGGCGCTTGGGGTCATTATCCAAACGATGGGCATCCGAGCCTTGGATGCAGTGCATGCGGCGCGGGTATTCCGGCTTAATGCCGCTGAAGAAGGCGGCGGTGGAATAGCGCCCACGTTTATCCAGATCGGTCACTTCCAACGCGTGCAGATGCGGGTCTTGCGTGTAAGCGATCTTGGTCTGGCCGCCGAAGTTGAAGCCGCGCATCGCCACGCCATTAGTGGAGTTGGCATGCGCGGCGATGACGATACCGCCGGCCTCGTGGATGGCCTGGTAGGCGGTCAGCACATCGGCCGAGGCGCCCACGGTGACGCTGCCGGCATCCAACTGGGTTGAGGGCACATTGAGATCGAGCAGAATGTGCTCGATCTCGCGCAGCGGTTTCTTGGGGTCAAACAGGCCCAGAATATGAAAGCCGAAGGTGGCGGTGAATTCAAAGCCGGGCAGCACCAGAATTTTGGCGCGCAGGCGTTCGTATTCCTTCAGGCGCTCTTCTTCTTCCGGCAAGATGCGCTTGAGGCTGCGCAGCATGCGCAACTGTTCGAATTCTTCTTCCATGCGGCGGTAGCCGCTGGCGGTGTTGTGATCGGCAAAGCCGATGATGTCAAGGCCGCGCTGTTCAGCCCGGCGCAAAATATCCAGGTAGCTGGCTTGCGGCTCCTGGTAATCGCTGGAGGCGGGGGTATGCAAATGCAGATCCATGGCATACCATTTTTTCCCGCCGCCGCGGGATCGATTTGTTTTCACACTGTCTCCCATACTACAACTCAGCTCCCCTCGGCCAGGCGACTGGCCAGCAAATTCACCAACTCATCGGGCATATACGGTTTCTGCAGGAAATCATCGGCGCCGCGTTGCAACGCCTCTTCGCCATAATCGATGCCCGAGGTGAGCAGAACATACACATTGTTGAAATCAGGCTGGCGGCGCAGCGCTTCGACCAAGTCCATGCCATTTGCGCCGCGCAAATTCACATCAGCCACGATCGCATCCGCCGGGTTGGCGCGCAGCTCGCCGCTGAGATTGTTGAAATCGGTCAGCCGGTGGACCTGGTAGCCCTCAAAGTGCAGCAGATCGTGCACCAACTGGTAGAGCATCTCTTCGTCCTCGAGCACCAGGATGGTTTTAGGCATGCGAGCCGCGCCCAGCAGTGGCGCCTTTGCGGCGCGTGGTTTTGGATGGCTTGTGGCCGTTGCCGGCCTGCCCGTTGCCGCCCGGCTTGGCTTTGGCCGCAGCTTTCGGTTTGGCGGCCTTGGCGGCGGGTTTGCTGGCCAGGGCGTAGCCCAAGACTTCATCCATCGTCTTGACGAATTTAAAGTCCAGCTTGGCGCGCACCTCTTTGGGCAGCTCTTCCAGGTCAATCTCGTTGCGGGCCGGCATGATGATCGTCTTGAGGCCGGCGCGGTGGGCGGCCAACACCTTCTCTTTGATGCCGCCCACTGGCATCACCTGGCCGCGCAGCGTGATCTCACCGGTCATGCCGACATGCGGCTTGATCGGCGTGCCGGTAAGCAACGAGACCAATGCGGTCACCATGGTGACGCCAGCCGATGGGCCATCCTTGGGTTGAGCGCCGGCGGGCACATGCAAGTGCAGATCGGTGGTTTGGAAGAAATCAGGCTCAATGCCGAGCTGCTTGGCGCGTGAGCGCACATACGAGAGGGCGGCGCGAGCCGATTCTTGCATCACCTCGCCCAACTGGCCGGAAAGCTGGAAGCCTTTGCCGCCGGGCATGCGCGTGGCCTCAATAAAGAGCACATCGCCGCCGGTGGGCGTCCACGACAGGCCGGTCACCACGCCGGGCAACGAGGTGCGGCTGGCGATCTCTTCCATGCGATAGAAGCGCTGCGGGCCGAGGTGCTCGCGCACCCGCTCGGGTGTGACGCGCACCGGGGTTTTGGCCGTGCCTTCGGCGATGCGCGTCACCAGCTTGCGGCATACCGCGCCGATCTGGCGCTCCAGGTTGCGCACGCCGGCCTCGCGGGTGTAGGCGCGGATGATCTGGCGAATGGCCCCATTGCTGAACTTAACCTCGTTCTTGCGCAGGCCGTTCTCGCTCAGTTGGCGCGGGATCAGGTAATGCTTGGCGATCTCCAACTTGTCGCCCTCGGTATAGCTGCTCAGGCGGATGATTTCCATGCGGTCACGCAGCGGGCCGGGGATGGTATCGAGCGAGTTGGCGGTGGTGATGAACATCACCTGCGAGAGATCGAGCGCCACTTCGATGTAATGATCGCGAAATTCGCTGTTCTGCTCCGGATCCAGCACCTCCAGCAGGGCCGAGGCAGGATCGCCGCGGAAATCATTGCCGAGCTTATCCACCTCGTCGAGCATGAAGACCGGATTGCGCGTCCCGCTGCGGCGCAGCCCCTGCACAATGCGCCCGGGCAGCGCGCCGATGTAGGTGCGCCGGTGGCCGCGGATCTCGGCCTCGTCGCGCACGCCGCCCAGCGAGATGCGCACGAACTCGCGCTCCAAGGCGCGGGCGATCGAGCGCCCCAGCGAAGTCTTGCCGACGCCGGGCGGGCCAACGAAGCACAGGATCACGCCTTCGCGCTCCCGGCGGATGCTTTGCTCACGGCGGGCACGCTTGCTCAGCTCGGCCTTGCGCTCGGTGCGCAGTTTGCGCACCGCCAAAAACTCCAGGATACGATCTTTGACGTCTTTGAGGCCATAGTGATCCTGATCGAGCACTTTGCGGGCGTGGGCGATCTCCAGGTTATCTGCCGTGGTCTTGGCCCAGGGGATGGCGATGAGCCAATCCAGATAGCTGCGGATGACGCCATACTCGGCCGAGGCCGTGCTGAGCTTGGAGAGGCGCTCCAGCTCACGGCGCGCCTGTTTATCGGCCTCTTCAGGCATCTGCGCGTCGTCGATCTTCTTACGCAGCTCCTCCACCTCAGCGGCTACTTCGTCGGTCTCGCCCAATTCGCGCTGGATCGCTTTGAGTTGCTCGCGCAGGAAGTAATCGCGCTGCATGCCCTCGATTTCCGAGCGCGCCTTATCTTGAATACGCTGGCCCACTTCGAGCACTTCGATCTCATGCGTGAGGAATTCGACCAGTTTGCGCAGCTTGTCGCGCAACGAGTCCAGCTCCAGCAGCTCCTGCGACTGGGCCAACTCCATGCGTTGGAAATTGGCCACCAGGTAGGTGGTCTGCAGCGGGTTCTCCAGATCCATAATGCTGGAGACCAGCTCCTGCGGAATGGTGCCGAGCAGCTCGGCGATGCGCTGGAATTGGCTGCGGGCGCTGCGCGCCAGCGCTTCCACTTCCAGCCCATCTTCTTCGAACTCTGGGGCCAGGCTGATCTTGGCTTTGAGGTAGGGCTTGGTGGCGGTGAATTCGCCCAGGCGGAAGCGCGCCAAACCCTGCACCAGCAGGCGAATGGTGCCATCCGGGGCACGGAACAAACGGTGCACCGAAGCCACCGTGCCCACCGGGTACAGATCCTCCGGCCCCGGGTTCTCCTTCTCCGGATCGCGCGAGGTGACCAGGCCCACCAGGCGGTTGCCAGCCACGGCCTCATCCACCAGGCGGATGGAGCGCGGCTGGCCGATGGTGAGCGGCACGCCGGTTTGCGGATAGACCACCAAGCCACGCAACGGCAGGATCGGCAGCTCATCGGGGATCTCAGGCAACCCGTCTTCGCCTTCGCTGCCCGAGCGCCCGGCCTTGCCCTTGCTGTCTTTGGCGATCTTGGTGATGGTGGGCTTAAAGATCAACTCATGCAGGGCATGGCTGTCTTCTGCCTCCATCCAATCCCACATGTCGGCCAATTCATCAAACCAGGAGCGCGCCATTAGGATGCTCTCTCTTTCGGTAGGGTCACGATCAAAAATCCATCACGGTAGTTGGCGGCGATGTGCTCACTATCCACCGGTCCGGGCAGCTGCAAAGCGCTCAGAAATTCGCCGAAGCGCACTTCCATCTGGTGGTAGGCGGCTTCGTGTGCCGGCTGGCTGGCGGGCAGTTGGCGCACACCATAAATAGCCATCTCGCGCCCCTCGATGGCAATGCTCAATTCGCCCTCCTGCATACCGGCCACCTCGACGCGCACCAGGTAGGCTTGCGCAGTCTCAAGCAGGTCAGTGGGCGGGCGCCACAGGTGTGGCCGCGCCGCCCACTGGCGTGAGAAGGCGGTGATCAGGCGGAAGTGCACCTCCTGAGAGTCTTCCCAGGCGGAGCGAGCCGTTAAATTGTCCAGTTCAGTTTCGTGCATGTACTGCGATGGAGCGTTGGCACCGGGCGGCGGGCCGCCGGCGCCCTGAGCTTAGACGCCGAGCGCAGCCTGCGCCGCCGCCAGCACGCTGGCGTAGTCCGGCTGGTCACCCAGGGCCTTCATGTAGTCTGCGTAGACTACCTTGCCGGCGCGGTCCACCACAAATACGGCGCGGCGCAGGATACGGCGCTCTTTGATCAGCGTACCGTAGGCTTCACCAAAATTGGTATCGTAAGCGTCCGAATACAGGGTGACGCGTTCGATGCCGTTGGCGGCGCACCAGTTGTTGAGGGTGAACGGCAGATCGGTGCTCACGGTCACAATTGCAATGTCGGGGTCAAGGGCAGCGGCTTCTTCGTTGAAGCGCTTGGTTTCGGTCTCGCAGACACCCGTAGACAGCGAAGGCACGGCGGCAATAATACGCACTTTGCCTTCGGTAGCCTGGAGTACATCCACTACCGACCAATCCTTGGCGCGCAGCGTAAATGCCGGCGCCTGCTGGCCCACTTCAATATCGGGGCCTACAATCGTTACGTCCTGCCCAGCCAGTTGCAATAAACCGATGCGTTCCATCATTCTCCTATCCAAATATATACTCAGGTCTCAATATGCACTATAGACGCCGACCTGTGGCCTTATTTTACCTGCCTGCACGCGGCTTTTTGTCTTGACTTGTGCAGGTAGAATAACGCCGGTATGCGCAAACTCGCCTGGTGGCAACATGGTTTACTGGCTCTGCTTGTAGCGGCGGTGATCTTCGCCGTCTTCACCCTGTTTTTAGAGCACATGCCCGACCCCGAGGATTTCAGCCCGCAGGTCTACTTTGTGGCCTGCCTGCTGCTGCTGGCGGGCAGCCTGCGCTTGCAGCGCGCCGGCCGGCACCCGCTGCAATGGGCGTATTGGTTGCTGCTGGCGCTGTGCGTGCTGATCTTTCTGGATGAAATTGCCTACGGCGTTGAGCTGCTCGGCTTTCAGCCGATCTATATTGAGCGCTATCACTTCTATATTCGCGATCTGCATAGCTCGATCGGCTTTGTGCAGGGCGTGGTG
Protein-coding regions in this window:
- a CDS encoding putative DNA binding domain-containing protein encodes the protein MDLHLHTPASSDYQEPQASYLDILRRAEQRGLDIIGFADHNTASGYRRMEEEFEQLRMLRSLKRILPEEEERLKEYERLRAKILVLPGFEFTATFGFHILGLFDPKKPLREIEHILLDLNVPSTQLDAGSVTVGASADVLTAYQAIHEAGGIVIAAHANSTNGVAMRGFNFGGQTKIAYTQDPHLHALEVTDLDKRGRYSTAAFFSGIKPEYPRRMHCIQGSDAHRLDNDPKRHNNLGIGGRVTEVLLPAASFEALKALFESNDFARTRPALSKKQAEGAHFDFVRSAREQGSNIVQEFHESLSGRTNLNAIIADVCAFANTNGGTLFIGLRAEPKPILGVRNPSQAIRQLEQEIGKRISPPLACTVDTLQSEGKSVLRVIVPRGDDQPYAVDDNQIYLRTEAETGLAVRDEIVRLVTGAAPQAEPPAKPGKEPRRGAGRRGNGHGAASNGRGSKPQPAAAAAPEAPKPELPSRAEHAPRTGVEVVSQEDRNGVAYYIVRDLRNNMVVNNVTEKSARKLWHYAITEYAGLPKDVGQLSVEWRGDFGLLKHYVQRQQDRYDFVQRVDGGLRFYFGVTEEGVHGDWRQFVVEEAPSEEDGLPGSEALP
- a CDS encoding response regulator transcription factor, coding for MPKTILVLEDEEMLYQLVHDLLHFEGYQVHRLTDFNNLSGELRANPADAIVADVNLRGANGMDLVEALRRQPDFNNVYVLLTSGIDYGEEALQRGADDFLQKPYMPDELVNLLASRLAEGS
- the lon gene encoding endopeptidase La, giving the protein MEAEDSHALHELIFKPTITKIAKDSKGKAGRSGSEGEDGLPEIPDELPILPLRGLVVYPQTGVPLTIGQPRSIRLVDEAVAGNRLVGLVTSRDPEKENPGPEDLYPVGTVASVHRLFRAPDGTIRLLVQGLARFRLGEFTATKPYLKAKISLAPEFEEDGLEVEALARSARSQFQRIAELLGTIPQELVSSIMDLENPLQTTYLVANFQRMELAQSQELLELDSLRDKLRKLVEFLTHEIEVLEVGQRIQDKARSEIEGMQRDYFLREQLKAIQRELGETDEVAAEVEELRKKIDDAQMPEEADKQARRELERLSKLSTASAEYGVIRSYLDWLIAIPWAKTTADNLEIAHARKVLDQDHYGLKDVKDRILEFLAVRKLRTERKAELSKRARREQSIRREREGVILCFVGPPGVGKTSLGRSIARALEREFVRISLGGVRDEAEIRGHRRTYIGALPGRIVQGLRRSGTRNPVFMLDEVDKLGNDFRGDPASALLEVLDPEQNSEFRDHYIEVALDLSQVMFITTANSLDTIPGPLRDRMEIIRLSSYTEGDKLEIAKHYLIPRQLSENGLRKNEVKFSNGAIRQIIRAYTREAGVRNLERQIGAVCRKLVTRIAEGTAKTPVRVTPERVREHLGPQRFYRMEEIASRTSLPGVVTGLSWTPTGGDVLFIEATRMPGGKGFQLSGQLGEVMQESARAALSYVRSRAKQLGIEPDFFQTTDLHLHVPAGAQPKDGPSAGVTMVTALVSLLTGTPIKPHVGMTGEITLRGQVMPVGGIKEKVLAAHRAGLKTIIMPARNEIDLEELPKEVRAKLDFKFVKTMDEVLGYALASKPAAKAAKPKAAAKAKPGGNGQAGNGHKPSKTTRRKGATAGRGSHA
- a CDS encoding Hsp20/alpha crystallin family protein; translation: MHETELDNLTARSAWEDSQEVHFRLITAFSRQWAARPHLWRPPTDLLETAQAYLVRVEVAGMQEGELSIAIEGREMAIYGVRQLPASQPAHEAAYHQMEVRFGEFLSALQLPGPVDSEHIAANYRDGFLIVTLPKERAS
- the tpx gene encoding thiol peroxidase; this translates as MMERIGLLQLAGQDVTIVGPDIEVGQQAPAFTLRAKDWSVVDVLQATEGKVRIIAAVPSLSTGVCETETKRFNEEAAALDPDIAIVTVSTDLPFTLNNWCAANGIERVTLYSDAYDTNFGEAYGTLIKERRILRRAVFVVDRAGKVVYADYMKALGDQPDYASVLAAAQAALGV